The following coding sequences are from one Salvia hispanica cultivar TCC Black 2014 chromosome 3, UniMelb_Shisp_WGS_1.0, whole genome shotgun sequence window:
- the LOC125214441 gene encoding exocyst complex component SEC10b isoform X2 gives MKETTNATRTGRFSKSPSADPYPLVLDINDFKGDFSFDALFGNLVNDLLPSYVEEETDTSEGNGATDAIPNGQLNAAKATQASSSPFFPEVDSLLSLFKNSCMQLVDLRKQIDQKLYNDKSEVSAQDSKHRKTLSELEKGVDGLFDSFARLDSRISSVGQTAAKIGDHLQSADAQRETASQTIDLIKYLMEFNSSPGDLMELSPLFSDDSRVAEAASIAQKLRSFAEEDIGRQGIDSSVTGNATASRGLEVAVANLQEYCNELENRLLARFDAASQKRELSTMAECAKILSQFNRGNSAMQHYVGLRPMFDLEVMNEDAKLVLGDPGSQPSPSNVARGLSSLYKEITDTVRKEAATITAVFPSPNDVMLILVQRVLEDRIPKLLEKLLVKPSLLNPPRMEDGGLILYLRLLAVAYEKTQDLARDLRGVGCGDLDIEGLTESLFLPHKDIYIEYEQSSLRQMYKSKMEELRAESQQSLESSGTIGRSKGASISSSQQQISVTVVTEFVRWNEEAVSRCTLFSSQPAALAANVRAVFTCLLDQVSLYITEGLERSRDSLTEAAALRERFVIGTSMSRRVAAAAASAAEAAAAAGESSFRSFMVAVQRCGSSVAIVQQYFANTISRLLLPVDGAHAASCEEMATAMSSAEGAAYKGLQQCIETVIAEVERLLSAEQKSTDYRSPDDGIAPDHRPTTACTRVVAYLSRVLESAFTALEGLNKQAFLTELGNRLHKGLLNHWLKFTFNPSGGLRLKRDITEYGEFVRSFNAPTVDEKFELLGIMANVFIVAPESLSTLFEGTPSIRKDAQRFIQLRDDYKSAKLAARLASLWPSSS, from the exons ATGAAAGAGACAACGAATGCGACCAGGACTGGGAGATTTTCAAAATCTCCATCAGCTGACCCCTACCCGCTTGTTCTAGATATTAATGACTTTAAG GGGGACTTTTCATTCGATGCACTCTTTGGGAACTTGGTTAACGACTTGCTACCTTCTTATGTTGAAGAAGAAACCGATACTTCTGAAGGGAATGGTGCAACGGATGCTATTCCCAATGGTCAATTGAATGCAGCAAAAGCAACCCAAGCGTCATCGAGCCCGTTTTTTCCTGAAGTTGATTCTTTATTATCTTTGTTCAAGAATTCATGTATGCAGTTGGTTGATCTTAGGAAACAG ATTGACCAGAAACTCTacaatgataaaagtgaagttTCTGCTCAAGACTCTAAGCATCGGAAGACACTTTCTGAG CTAGAAAAAGGCGTCGATGGCTTGTTTGACAGTTTTGCAAGGTTGGATTCACGTATATCAAGCGTTGGCCAAACTGCTGCTAAGATAGGAGACCACCTGCAG AGTGCTGATGCTCAGCGAGAAACTGCCAGTCAGACTATAGATCTCATCaag TACTTGATGGAGTTTAATAGCAGTCCTGGTGACCTAATGGAGCTATCACCTCTATTTTCTGATGATAGCCGGGTAGCAGAGGCAGCTTCCATTGCACAGAAATTGA GATCATTTGCGGAGGAAGATATTGGAAGGCAAGGCATTGACTCATCGGTCACAGGAAATGCGACAGCAAGCAGAGGATTAGAAGTGGCAGTTGCTAATCTCCAAGAATATTGCAACG AACTGGAAAACAGATTGTTGGCCAGATTTGATGCTGCATCACAAAAGCGGGAACTGTCCACAATGGCAGAATGCGCTAAGATTTTGTCACAG TTCAACCGGGGAAACAGTGCTATGCAACACTATGTGGGTCTACGCCCAATGTTTGATTTGGAGGTCATGAATGAAGATGCCAAATTGGTTCTTGGTGACCCTGGCTCTCAACCTAGTCCAAGCAATGTTGCACGCGGGCTCTCTTCTCTGTACAAAGAAATTACAG ATACTGTACGGAAAGAAGCTGCAACAATAACTGCAGTGTTTCCGTCACCAAATGATGTCATGCTAATATTGGTTCAG CGTGTCTTGGAAGACCGGATTCCTAAACTCCTTGAGAAGCTATTGGTGAAACCATCCCTTCTTAATCCACCTCGCATGGAAGACGGAGGGCTAATATTG TATCTGAGACTACTAGCAGTGGCATATGAAAAGACACAGGATCTTGCTCGAGATTTACGTGGCGTAGGATGTGGTGACTTGGATATTGAAG GCTTAACAGAGTCCTTATTTCTTCCACATAAAGATATTTACATAGAGTATGAGCAGTCTTCTCTCAGACAAATGTATAAATCAAAG ATGGAGGAACTGAGAGCTGAAAGTCAGCAGTCTTTGGAATCAAGTGGGACAATTGGGCGTTCAAAAGGAGCTTCCATATCATCTTCACAGCAGCAGATATCTGTCACTGTGGTGACTGAGTTCGTACGCTGGAACGAAGAAGCTGTTTCTAGATGTACTTTGTTTTCATCACAG CCTGCTGCACTTGCTGCTAATGTGCGGGCTGTGTTCACTTGTCTCTTGGACCAG GTCAGCCTATATATTACCGAAGGTTTGGAAAGATCTCGAGACAGCCTGACTGAAGCTGCCGCGTTGAGGGAGCGGTTTGTTATAGGAACTAGTATGAGTCGAAGAGTTgcagctgctgctgcttcAGCT GCGGAAGCTGCTGCTGCAGCTGGAGAAAGCAGTTTCAGATCTTTTATGGTTGCTGTACAGCGTTGTGGAAGTAGTGTAGCTATTGTTCAGCAA TACTTTGCAAACACTATTTCTCGGCTTCTATTGCCTGTGGATGGTGCTCATGCCGCTTCCTGCGAAGAAATGGCTACAGCAATGTCCAGTGCAGAAGGTGCTGCTTACAAGGGGCTCCAGCAGTGCATTGAAACAGTGATAGCTGAG GTTGAGAGACTGCTATCAGCTGAACAAAAATCAACAGATTATCGGTCACCTGATGATGGCATTGCTCCTGATCACCGACCAACAACTGCATGCACAAG GGTTGTTGCTTATCTATCCCGGGTTCTTGAGTCTGCTTTCACTGCTCTTGAAGGTCTTAATAAACAAGCATTCCTGACAGAGCTG GGGAATCGCTTGCACAAGGGGCTGCTGAATCATTGGCTGAAGTTCACTTTTAACCCAAG TGGAGGGCTGCGGCTTAAGCGTGATATCACAGAATATGGTGAATTTGTTCGCAGTTTTAATGCTCCCACAGTAGATGAAAAGTTTGAGTTGCTGGGCAT CATGGCCAATGTCTTTATTGTTGCTCCTGAAAGTCTTTCAACTTTGTTCGAGGGAACTCCAAGCATCAGAAAGGATGCACAAAG
- the LOC125214441 gene encoding exocyst complex component SEC10b isoform X1, with protein MAQMKETTNATRTGRFSKSPSADPYPLVLDINDFKGDFSFDALFGNLVNDLLPSYVEEETDTSEGNGATDAIPNGQLNAAKATQASSSPFFPEVDSLLSLFKNSCMQLVDLRKQIDQKLYNDKSEVSAQDSKHRKTLSELEKGVDGLFDSFARLDSRISSVGQTAAKIGDHLQSADAQRETASQTIDLIKYLMEFNSSPGDLMELSPLFSDDSRVAEAASIAQKLRSFAEEDIGRQGIDSSVTGNATASRGLEVAVANLQEYCNELENRLLARFDAASQKRELSTMAECAKILSQFNRGNSAMQHYVGLRPMFDLEVMNEDAKLVLGDPGSQPSPSNVARGLSSLYKEITDTVRKEAATITAVFPSPNDVMLILVQRVLEDRIPKLLEKLLVKPSLLNPPRMEDGGLILYLRLLAVAYEKTQDLARDLRGVGCGDLDIEGLTESLFLPHKDIYIEYEQSSLRQMYKSKMEELRAESQQSLESSGTIGRSKGASISSSQQQISVTVVTEFVRWNEEAVSRCTLFSSQPAALAANVRAVFTCLLDQVSLYITEGLERSRDSLTEAAALRERFVIGTSMSRRVAAAAASAAEAAAAAGESSFRSFMVAVQRCGSSVAIVQQYFANTISRLLLPVDGAHAASCEEMATAMSSAEGAAYKGLQQCIETVIAEVERLLSAEQKSTDYRSPDDGIAPDHRPTTACTRVVAYLSRVLESAFTALEGLNKQAFLTELGNRLHKGLLNHWLKFTFNPSGGLRLKRDITEYGEFVRSFNAPTVDEKFELLGIMANVFIVAPESLSTLFEGTPSIRKDAQRFIQLRDDYKSAKLAARLASLWPSSS; from the exons ATGGCTCAGATGAAAGAGACAACGAATGCGACCAGGACTGGGAGATTTTCAAAATCTCCATCAGCTGACCCCTACCCGCTTGTTCTAGATATTAATGACTTTAAG GGGGACTTTTCATTCGATGCACTCTTTGGGAACTTGGTTAACGACTTGCTACCTTCTTATGTTGAAGAAGAAACCGATACTTCTGAAGGGAATGGTGCAACGGATGCTATTCCCAATGGTCAATTGAATGCAGCAAAAGCAACCCAAGCGTCATCGAGCCCGTTTTTTCCTGAAGTTGATTCTTTATTATCTTTGTTCAAGAATTCATGTATGCAGTTGGTTGATCTTAGGAAACAG ATTGACCAGAAACTCTacaatgataaaagtgaagttTCTGCTCAAGACTCTAAGCATCGGAAGACACTTTCTGAG CTAGAAAAAGGCGTCGATGGCTTGTTTGACAGTTTTGCAAGGTTGGATTCACGTATATCAAGCGTTGGCCAAACTGCTGCTAAGATAGGAGACCACCTGCAG AGTGCTGATGCTCAGCGAGAAACTGCCAGTCAGACTATAGATCTCATCaag TACTTGATGGAGTTTAATAGCAGTCCTGGTGACCTAATGGAGCTATCACCTCTATTTTCTGATGATAGCCGGGTAGCAGAGGCAGCTTCCATTGCACAGAAATTGA GATCATTTGCGGAGGAAGATATTGGAAGGCAAGGCATTGACTCATCGGTCACAGGAAATGCGACAGCAAGCAGAGGATTAGAAGTGGCAGTTGCTAATCTCCAAGAATATTGCAACG AACTGGAAAACAGATTGTTGGCCAGATTTGATGCTGCATCACAAAAGCGGGAACTGTCCACAATGGCAGAATGCGCTAAGATTTTGTCACAG TTCAACCGGGGAAACAGTGCTATGCAACACTATGTGGGTCTACGCCCAATGTTTGATTTGGAGGTCATGAATGAAGATGCCAAATTGGTTCTTGGTGACCCTGGCTCTCAACCTAGTCCAAGCAATGTTGCACGCGGGCTCTCTTCTCTGTACAAAGAAATTACAG ATACTGTACGGAAAGAAGCTGCAACAATAACTGCAGTGTTTCCGTCACCAAATGATGTCATGCTAATATTGGTTCAG CGTGTCTTGGAAGACCGGATTCCTAAACTCCTTGAGAAGCTATTGGTGAAACCATCCCTTCTTAATCCACCTCGCATGGAAGACGGAGGGCTAATATTG TATCTGAGACTACTAGCAGTGGCATATGAAAAGACACAGGATCTTGCTCGAGATTTACGTGGCGTAGGATGTGGTGACTTGGATATTGAAG GCTTAACAGAGTCCTTATTTCTTCCACATAAAGATATTTACATAGAGTATGAGCAGTCTTCTCTCAGACAAATGTATAAATCAAAG ATGGAGGAACTGAGAGCTGAAAGTCAGCAGTCTTTGGAATCAAGTGGGACAATTGGGCGTTCAAAAGGAGCTTCCATATCATCTTCACAGCAGCAGATATCTGTCACTGTGGTGACTGAGTTCGTACGCTGGAACGAAGAAGCTGTTTCTAGATGTACTTTGTTTTCATCACAG CCTGCTGCACTTGCTGCTAATGTGCGGGCTGTGTTCACTTGTCTCTTGGACCAG GTCAGCCTATATATTACCGAAGGTTTGGAAAGATCTCGAGACAGCCTGACTGAAGCTGCCGCGTTGAGGGAGCGGTTTGTTATAGGAACTAGTATGAGTCGAAGAGTTgcagctgctgctgcttcAGCT GCGGAAGCTGCTGCTGCAGCTGGAGAAAGCAGTTTCAGATCTTTTATGGTTGCTGTACAGCGTTGTGGAAGTAGTGTAGCTATTGTTCAGCAA TACTTTGCAAACACTATTTCTCGGCTTCTATTGCCTGTGGATGGTGCTCATGCCGCTTCCTGCGAAGAAATGGCTACAGCAATGTCCAGTGCAGAAGGTGCTGCTTACAAGGGGCTCCAGCAGTGCATTGAAACAGTGATAGCTGAG GTTGAGAGACTGCTATCAGCTGAACAAAAATCAACAGATTATCGGTCACCTGATGATGGCATTGCTCCTGATCACCGACCAACAACTGCATGCACAAG GGTTGTTGCTTATCTATCCCGGGTTCTTGAGTCTGCTTTCACTGCTCTTGAAGGTCTTAATAAACAAGCATTCCTGACAGAGCTG GGGAATCGCTTGCACAAGGGGCTGCTGAATCATTGGCTGAAGTTCACTTTTAACCCAAG TGGAGGGCTGCGGCTTAAGCGTGATATCACAGAATATGGTGAATTTGTTCGCAGTTTTAATGCTCCCACAGTAGATGAAAAGTTTGAGTTGCTGGGCAT CATGGCCAATGTCTTTATTGTTGCTCCTGAAAGTCTTTCAACTTTGTTCGAGGGAACTCCAAGCATCAGAAAGGATGCACAAAG
- the LOC125210935 gene encoding transcription initiation factor IIA subunit 2, whose translation MATFELYRRSTIGMSLTETLDQMVSSGTLSPELAIQVLIQFDKSMTEALETEVKTKVSIKGHLHTYRFCDNVWTFILQNAQLKSEEGQETVDCLKIVACDSKLLTQ comes from the exons ATGGCGACCTTCGAGCTGTATAGGAGATCGACGATTGGTATGAGCTTGACCGAAACTTTGGATCAGATGGTTTCTAGTGGAACTCTGAGCCCCGAACTCGCCATTCAAGTTTTGATTCAATTTGATAAG TCCATGACTGAAGCTCTGGAGACCGAGGTGAAGACAAAGGTTTCTATTAAG GGACATCTCCATACCTATCGATTCTGTGACAATGTGTGGACTTTCATTTTACAAAATGCTCAGCTGAAAAGCGAGGAAGGCCAGGAAACTGTTGATTGTCTCAAGATAGTCGCCTGCGACTCAAAGTTACTAACTCAGTAA
- the LOC125209224 gene encoding leucine-rich repeat extensin-like protein 3 produces MAYPYSSPPPPPPSPPCNPPPPPPPPPCNPPPPPPPPPPSPPCNPPSPSPPPHSPGHHKPPTAPSPAPSHRHPPHHHHHHHHHHKPSSPPAPAPAPKPTKPSYPPKTPPKSETPPPPPPQPAYPPKTPPHHHNHPPSPSPKPSVPTTPHYPPKSPPPPSSNCPPPPKSETPLPPPQQPAYPPKTPPHHHHHHHPPSPSPNPSVPTTPHHPPKSAPPPKSETPSYPPHHHHHPPSLPPKPSVPTTPHYPPSLPPKPDVPAKPPTPQTPHYPPNGPAAPPKSPSKPPKPSTPSYPPNGPAAPPKSPSKPPKPSTPYPPKTPPNGPASPPKPGRPAKPPKPSHPLTPPGGPSYPPYYQPGAPSYPPYYQPGAPSYPPIYPPVPDSLTPFSPPSNTILTPPPNGGGGKDHTTVIAVCVSLGGLFFLAFVAVGLFCLAKKKKKPIMVPAAAAAECEPEAPPAGHGHGHGGPPHSQGY; encoded by the coding sequence ATGGCTTATCCATACTcttctccaccaccacctccaccatCTCCTCCATGCAAccccccaccaccaccaccgcctccTCCATGCAACccccctcctcctccgcccCCACCGCCACCGTCTCCTCCATGCAAccctccttctccttctccaccTCCGCATTCGCCAGGACACCACAAACCGCCCACCGCCCCTTCTCCGGCCCCATCCCATCGTCACCCAccacaccaccaccaccaccaccatcaccatcacAAGCCCTCATCCCCACCAGCACCCGCACCAGCACCAAAGCCTACAAAACCATCATATCCTCCCAAAACACCACCCAAATCGGAAACACCTCCTCCCCCACCACCACAACCAGCATATCCTCCCAAAACACCACCACATCACCACAACCACCCACCCTCACCCTCACCTAAACCTAGTGTTCCAACAACACCACATTACCCACCaaaatcaccaccaccaccttcaTCAAACTGTCCACCACCACCAAAATCCGAAACACCTCTCCCCCCACCACAACAACCAGCATATCCACCCAAAACACcaccccaccaccaccaccaccaccatccaCCCTCACCATCACCAAACCCTAGTGTTCCAACAACACCACACCATCCACCAAAATCCGCGCCACCACCAAAGTCCGAAACACCATCATATCCACcgcatcaccaccaccacccaCCCTCACTACCACCAAAACCTAGTGTTCCAACAACACCTCATTACCCACCATCACTACCACCAAAACCCGATGTTCCGGCCAAGCCCCCAACCCCACAAACACCTCATTACCCACCAAATGGCCCGGCAGCACCCCCAAAATCCCCATCCAAGCCGCCGAAACCATCAACTCCTTCTTATCCACCAAACGGCCCGGCAGCACCCCCAAAATCCCCATCCAAACCGCCAAAGCCATCAACTCCTTATCCACCAAAAACACCACCAAACGGTCCAGCTTCACCACCAAAGCCCGGCCGACCGGCTAAGCCACCAAAGCCTTCTCATCCTCTAACACCACCAGGTGGCCCATCATATCCGCCATACTATCAACCAGGTGCTCCATCATATCCACCATACTATCAACCGGGTGCTCCATCATATCCACCAATTTACCCACCAGTTCCAGACTCCCTTACTCCATTTTCGCCGCCCTCAAACACTATCCTCACACCGCCTCCCAACGGTGGAGGCGGAAAAGACCACACCACCGTGATCGCGGTGTGTGTCTCTTTAGGTGGATTGTTCTTCCTCGCATTCGTAGCAGTCGGCCTTTTCTGCTTAgctaagaagaagaagaaacctATCATGGTTccggccgccgccgccgctgaaTGTGAGCCAGAAGCGCCGCCAGCAGGACATGGTCATGGTCATGGTGGGCCACCACACTCCCAGGGTTATTAG
- the LOC125209225 gene encoding zinc finger protein ZAT10-like: MDDDSPLRWINKSGRSKRPRPHWSDDEYDAALSLVLLSESAEPPKPNQETPRTPLIIKIKRPKTASPDTPLPPPSYACSQALGGHMTLHRANKEKDHVCLVCHEAFDSGQALGGHKRKHFDKSKLARKGASGSGATARPILMFDLNLPAPPQED, encoded by the coding sequence ATGGATGACGATTCTCCTCTCCGTTGGATCAACAAATCGGGGCGCTCGAAGCGGCCACGGCCCCACTGGAGCGACGACGAATACGACGCCGCATTGTCCCTTGTCCTCCTCTCCGAGTCCGCCGAACCACCCAAGCCAAATCAAGAAACTCCTCGCACCCCTTtgatcatcaaaatcaaaaggCCAAAAACAGCCTCCCCCGACACGCCGCTGCCGCCTCCCTCCTACGCGTGCTCGCAGGCGCTGGGCGGACACATGACGCTCCACCGTGCCAACAAGGAAAAGGACCATGTGTGCTTGGTCTGCCATGAGGCGTTTGACTCCGGCCAGGCGTTGGGCGGACACAAGAGGAAGCACTTTGATAAATCCAAACTCGCCAGAAAAGGCGCTTCTGGCAGCGGCGCTACTGCTCGGCCAATCTTGATGTTCGACTTGAACCTGCCGGCGCCTCCCCAAGAGGATTAA